One Elusimicrobiota bacterium genomic region harbors:
- a CDS encoding rubrerythrin family protein, with protein sequence MKSIKGTKTEKNLLASFAGESQARNRYTYFASQAKKEGYEQISWIFSDTAENEKEHAKRFFKFLEGGDLEIQATYPAGKIGNTLENLKAAAAGENLEHTKLYPEAAKIAEEEGFDEVADCFNNISIAERGHEKRYLILAENISRNKTFKKDSSVKWRCRNCGYIHEGKEAPEECPACLHPRAYYEIHCECL encoded by the coding sequence ATGAAAAGCATTAAAGGCACAAAGACAGAAAAAAATCTTCTGGCATCATTTGCAGGAGAATCACAGGCAAGGAACCGTTACACCTATTTCGCCTCGCAGGCGAAAAAAGAGGGCTATGAACAAATATCCTGGATTTTTTCAGATACTGCCGAGAATGAAAAAGAGCACGCAAAAAGGTTTTTTAAGTTTTTGGAAGGCGGGGATCTGGAAATTCAAGCAACATATCCGGCAGGAAAAATCGGGAATACTCTTGAAAACCTTAAAGCTGCTGCTGCTGGAGAAAATCTTGAACATACAAAGCTTTACCCGGAAGCTGCCAAGATTGCGGAAGAAGAGGGTTTTGATGAGGTTGCTGACTGCTTCAATAATATTTCAATTGCCGAAAGAGGCCATGAAAAAAGGTATTTGATTTTAGCGGAAAATATATCTAGAAATAAAACATTTAAAAAAGATAGTTCAGTAAAATGGCGCTGCAGAAACTGCGGTTATATCCACGAAGGCAAAGAAGCCCCTGAAGAATGTCCTGCGTGCCTGCATCCGAGAGCATACTACGAAATACATTGCGAGTGTCTGTAG